The following are from one region of the Methanospirillum hungatei genome:
- a CDS encoding protein kinase domain-containing protein, producing the protein MRIVSEMNTVPIWRYILFIVILLFCIPIIGITHGSLSGISIQGGEYVTDTIPENLSTGHSGQFMIEFRNTGMTAWEYDVEKFGVEYFSDNSLITIEPLINLLPKGSRVHNGQSYQFPFSMNTHNPGEVTLSFALVRLLPSGKTVPVSDMVNIPVKIIPQNPNLMSETGVIQVSGGVFHLPVKLDNIYVGMTPLTLSDIQAGFHKVEIEGREGVMEKEIEVLPNSLNPVLYDPEDSFFYIETKNSLLLDDTNPFLTAILSNFFIVLGFVITLTGVGICAVVVITGKMKRVKFTVSQILPFSIHSHPGRDFSVEVSRKTDKDEVRFDPIPGIFTQGREKKFQIKISNLGKKDITVENHRISPGEIKLLYREIKDDSPGDNVTGMDISYIGSDGKKKTQFINLYYRILPKKPDLSWVFERFFIRDGKVVAVIKIKNKTLEALNIDSVNILPGKEGKIFIGMDEPDIDSISTFKNLHIIDGEGGSLSLPTKIPYNRGVFLFFSKQFSDSQEWFHQQMKKGINDPNLQKYAEIVEKKIMELKIANNLTDQRGDNENKKSMLPSPPDHHHITNTNILYDIQQEFPEDLISLYHPSGIISEDRLGMIYRAVRVSDNEEVAVRILKPGKVNHSTIELQIQAWRSLKHLNILQIKYWERDPQYYLEFDLPSGVLQSRKRIYSLADVKVPIPPRASLKIIRGLAEGIDYLHHQGVRHYLLEPSVVLLDKGLNPKISGFDAAALVQSYIPEDCWIIAPEQCNSAKYGNPGKKTDIYQVGAICYYLITGQIPSIDNYSDVLPSHINPDLNVFDNLIRKTLSPDKNGRYGEVNEMIQEIDNLIDAFSPKIKQNSRR; encoded by the coding sequence ATGAGAATTGTATCCGAAATGAATACTGTTCCTATATGGCGATATATCCTGTTTATTGTCATTTTATTATTTTGTATTCCGATAATCGGCATTACACATGGCTCTTTATCTGGAATTAGTATTCAGGGAGGTGAATATGTAACTGATACAATCCCTGAAAACCTATCTACGGGACACAGTGGTCAATTCATGATAGAATTTCGAAATACTGGAATGACTGCATGGGAATATGATGTAGAGAAGTTTGGAGTTGAATACTTCAGTGATAATTCCCTGATTACTATCGAACCCCTAATTAACCTACTTCCGAAAGGTTCCAGAGTTCATAATGGTCAAAGTTACCAGTTTCCATTTTCAATGAATACTCACAATCCTGGAGAAGTTACTCTTTCATTCGCATTAGTCAGATTGTTACCGTCTGGTAAAACTGTACCTGTTTCAGATATGGTTAATATTCCTGTAAAGATTATACCACAAAATCCCAATCTTATGAGTGAAACCGGAGTTATTCAGGTATCAGGGGGAGTTTTTCATCTCCCAGTAAAATTGGATAATATATATGTTGGAATGACTCCTCTTACTCTCTCGGATATTCAGGCAGGGTTCCACAAAGTGGAAATTGAAGGGAGAGAAGGGGTGATGGAAAAAGAGATTGAGGTTTTGCCAAATTCTTTGAATCCTGTTTTGTATGATCCTGAAGATTCTTTTTTTTACATCGAAACAAAAAATTCTCTTTTATTAGATGACACAAATCCGTTTCTGACTGCAATATTATCAAATTTTTTTATCGTTCTTGGATTCGTAATCACTTTGACCGGAGTTGGAATTTGTGCAGTTGTTGTAATAACTGGCAAGATGAAACGAGTGAAATTCACAGTTTCACAAATATTACCGTTTTCAATTCATAGCCATCCTGGCCGGGATTTCTCTGTTGAGGTCTCGAGAAAAACTGATAAAGATGAGGTACGGTTTGATCCCATACCTGGGATATTTACTCAGGGAAGAGAAAAAAAGTTCCAGATAAAAATTTCGAATCTAGGTAAAAAGGACATCACTGTTGAAAATCACCGCATTTCTCCAGGAGAAATCAAATTACTGTATCGGGAGATAAAGGATGATAGTCCTGGAGACAATGTCACTGGGATGGATATTTCCTATATTGGAAGTGACGGTAAAAAGAAAACTCAATTTATTAACCTATATTATCGGATTTTACCGAAAAAACCTGATCTCTCCTGGGTGTTTGAACGTTTTTTTATAAGGGATGGAAAAGTTGTTGCAGTTATTAAAATTAAAAATAAAACCCTTGAAGCATTAAATATTGATTCAGTGAACATATTGCCCGGAAAAGAAGGAAAAATCTTTATTGGGATGGATGAGCCAGATATCGACTCAATTTCGACTTTTAAAAATCTGCATATAATTGATGGAGAAGGTGGTTCATTATCTCTGCCGACAAAAATACCATATAATCGTGGCGTTTTCCTATTTTTTTCAAAGCAATTTTCTGATTCTCAAGAATGGTTTCATCAACAGATGAAGAAGGGAATTAACGATCCAAATCTGCAAAAATATGCAGAGATTGTTGAGAAAAAAATTATGGAACTGAAAATTGCTAATAATTTGACAGATCAGAGAGGTGACAATGAAAATAAAAAATCTATGCTCCCCTCCCCTCCTGATCATCATCATATTACGAATACTAACATTCTTTATGATATACAACAGGAATTTCCTGAGGATCTCATTTCTCTTTATCACCCATCTGGAATTATCAGTGAAGATAGGTTAGGAATGATTTATAGGGCTGTGAGAGTATCAGATAACGAAGAGGTAGCGGTACGTATTCTAAAACCTGGAAAAGTAAATCATTCAACAATTGAATTACAGATACAAGCATGGAGATCGTTGAAACATCTGAACATACTTCAAATAAAATATTGGGAACGCGATCCCCAGTACTATTTGGAATTTGATCTCCCCTCCGGAGTTCTTCAATCTCGAAAAAGAATATATTCCCTTGCAGATGTTAAAGTTCCAATACCACCTCGTGCCTCTCTTAAAATCATCCGCGGACTTGCAGAAGGTATTGATTATCTTCATCATCAGGGAGTAAGACATTATCTCTTGGAACCTTCAGTAGTTTTGCTTGATAAAGGATTAAATCCAAAAATATCTGGATTTGACGCAGCTGCTCTGGTGCAATCATATATACCAGAAGATTGTTGGATTATTGCTCCTGAGCAATGTAACTCTGCCAAGTACGGAAATCCTGGGAAAAAGACGGATATTTATCAGGTTGGAGCGATCTGTTATTACCTTATCACCGGCCAGATCCCATCCATTGACAATTATAGTGATGTATTGCCCTCACACATCAATCCGGATTTAAATGTTTTCGATAATCTCATACGGAAGACATTGTCTCCAGATAAAAATGGCAGATATGGAGAGGTAAATGAAATGATTCAGGAAATTGACAATCTCATTGATGCTTTTTCTCCAAAAATCAAACAGAACTCTCGTAGATAA
- a CDS encoding tetratricopeptide repeat protein — translation MIGAAYYSDSEKLLDEGVAEYKSGNLDTSFHIFEDITLQNPSWPYGWLWKGTVLADLKKQEEADVAFKTGSCLLNPDSCEDYSKGDSGKIYRQYETFPNDHASLSSSFFVDYPQSFETGNNYYILSDDPNKSTSESKQFVHPELFDKEGDLFNSAGHIDEAIQSFQHAEELDPDNSTYSRKLGDMYAKKGDLNSALSAWNRSIEKESEKEVIDDILKKRSDTFSALGKPYNAGKELEKMNFPRNNPTTIMEKGDFFTQSGDYHLAEEAYLEYLDAFPGNTDASLGLANAQINLGKYQKGKKILDSIPESSLNPKQMDLYTKTKMNIPEQSEKLPDLTFLFRNHVLYLFIIIGVVGIVFFRKKIFK, via the coding sequence ATGATTGGTGCTGCGTATTATTCTGATTCAGAAAAATTACTGGACGAAGGGGTGGCTGAATATAAATCTGGAAATTTGGACACTTCGTTTCATATTTTTGAAGATATAACTCTTCAAAATCCATCATGGCCCTATGGTTGGTTATGGAAAGGAACAGTATTGGCTGATCTTAAGAAACAGGAAGAAGCCGACGTTGCATTTAAAACAGGAAGCTGTTTATTGAATCCTGATTCCTGCGAAGATTATTCAAAAGGGGATTCTGGAAAGATATATAGACAATATGAAACATTTCCCAATGACCATGCTTCTCTTTCATCATCTTTTTTTGTTGATTATCCACAATCTTTTGAAACGGGAAATAATTATTATATTTTGTCAGATGATCCCAATAAATCTACAAGTGAATCGAAACAATTTGTTCATCCTGAATTATTTGACAAAGAAGGTGACCTATTCAATAGCGCTGGTCACATTGATGAAGCAATTCAGTCTTTTCAACATGCAGAAGAATTAGATCCAGATAATTCTACCTATTCCAGGAAATTGGGGGATATGTATGCCAAAAAGGGTGACTTGAATTCTGCATTATCTGCATGGAACCGTTCTATTGAAAAAGAATCAGAAAAAGAAGTAATTGATGATATTTTAAAAAAACGAAGTGATACATTTTCAGCTTTAGGAAAACCATATAATGCTGGGAAGGAATTGGAAAAGATGAATTTTCCAAGAAATAATCCAACTACTATAATGGAAAAAGGAGATTTCTTCACTCAAAGTGGAGACTATCACCTGGCTGAAGAAGCTTACCTGGAATATTTGGATGCATTTCCAGGAAATACGGATGCATCACTAGGTCTGGCAAATGCTCAGATCAATCTGGGGAAATATCAGAAAGGGAAGAAAATCCTCGATTCAATTCCTGAGTCATCCCTCAATCCAAAGCAGATGGATCTTTATACTAAAACCAAGATGAACATCCCTGAACAAAGTGAAAAATTACCTGATCTGACCTTCCTCTTCCGGAACCACGTATTATATCTTTTCATAATTATCGGGGTTGTAGGAATAGTATTTTTCAGGAAAAAAATATTTAAATAA
- a CDS encoding formate dehydrogenase accessory sulfurtransferase FdhD, which translates to MNFITLSHPHSITQGEFEDFRTYDEIPTAIFINGRHLSTLLLAPGDQKEYITGFLLTEQHITKKEEIESIRVEKNRISIITTNIFTSPGPKKTILSGCGGAVSYIDTGKLPILSSNFSVSENAIDDCIRKIHSEKEICSYGLVFSCLCQEDGLLLYRCDITDDQSLDRMIGAAFTKEINLTSSFCVCSATITSESVRKCLIARIPLIITIGYCTSLAVEIGRKNGLGIGVVHDETIMIYSTPERISR; encoded by the coding sequence ATGAATTTCATAACCTTATCACACCCACACTCAATTACACAAGGGGAATTTGAAGATTTTCGAACATATGATGAGATTCCAACAGCGATTTTTATTAATGGCAGGCATTTATCTACTCTTCTCCTGGCTCCAGGGGATCAGAAAGAATATATTACTGGTTTTCTTTTAACCGAACAACATATTACAAAAAAAGAGGAAATTGAATCAATCCGTGTAGAAAAAAACCGGATAAGTATTATTACAACGAATATTTTTACTAGCCCCGGGCCAAAGAAGACAATTCTTTCTGGATGTGGAGGAGCAGTTTCATATATTGACACTGGAAAACTACCCATTTTATCCAGTAATTTTTCTGTGTCTGAAAATGCGATAGATGATTGTATTCGAAAAATCCATTCAGAGAAAGAAATATGTTCGTATGGTCTCGTCTTCTCATGTCTATGTCAAGAAGATGGATTGCTTCTATATCGATGTGATATCACTGATGATCAGTCATTGGATCGGATGATTGGAGCAGCATTCACCAAAGAAATAAATCTTACTTCCTCATTTTGTGTCTGTTCAGCAACAATAACATCAGAATCGGTTCGAAAATGTTTGATTGCCAGAATTCCCCTCATAATAACCATTGGATATTGTACTTCTCTCGCAGTTGAGATCGGCAGAAAAAATGGATTGGGTATTGGTGTAGTCCATGATGAGACGATCATGATCTATTCAACTCCAGAACGAATAAGCCGATAA
- a CDS encoding aminotransferase class V-fold PLP-dependent enzyme yields the protein MHEPAVKKTLYWCEHCNVPLIGRTCSCGNEAKTIPLLQPYDLRPALSADRDHIIQLLTSQYGDVPVPKIILLNKTGGYDRAELVIINGQRFGWFTFDPVTKTYSLDITPEALPFLVPYISKGIIDLTAHIDLKAEKGRIGGKRFPLKTPVPDGSVIVTANGKYGTAIVKEGFIKVKELLPITPSTYPDPDWEAVIVHNTYHLKNLERNAVRTIKSHMKDRPTVNVSFSGGKDSTAVLHLARKAGVDKAFFIDTGLEFPETIQFIEEQGVEIIRKGGDFWQAVEKAGPPGKDNRWCCKLLKLHPLKIYLADIGPSVTIQGNRWYESWNRAGLDETSQNPANPLQLNISPIRSWRAFEVFLYLWWRNFPINPLYERGIERIGCYLCPAMLESEYDSIRKTHPDFTERWDAFLDKWAEKKQMPDAYTDWGLWRWRALPPKMRELCRNMGVLVNDDFTLAQTKERKKKQQPPPVSPIEQKRADVGPEPDDMFRAIRHDYPILGDVIYLDNAATSCSPEPVVEAMVEFEHRYRSNVGRGVHRFTRIATQRYWHAHEKVAEFIGAEEGVTVFTKNTTEAINMVAQGLTWTPGDRIVTTILEHHSNLLPWRSLEKQGVTLEIIGILPDYSLDMDEFRKALEKPVRLVAITQASNVLGIITPVQEIATLCREKGVLLLVDGAQAAPHMPVDVRRIGCDFYCFSGHKLGGPTGTGVLWMKEPNLIPLMEGGGTVESVTDEEVVLIQGYEQYEAGTPNIAGGIGLGVAVDYLKRIGMDKIHEHEEHLTSRLIDGLHAIERVRVYAPGNPETRIGVVSFTIDGMHPHEVAQRLDDHDILVRSGFHCCQPLMSALNLPEGTVRVSIAHYNTREEIDLFLATLKEIISQ from the coding sequence ATGCACGAGCCGGCTGTGAAAAAAACACTCTATTGGTGTGAACACTGCAACGTTCCCCTGATCGGACGAACCTGCAGCTGCGGCAATGAAGCAAAAACCATCCCCCTTCTTCAGCCCTATGATCTCCGCCCTGCTCTCTCGGCAGATCGGGATCATATCATTCAATTATTAACTTCCCAATACGGAGATGTTCCTGTTCCGAAGATAATTCTCCTGAATAAGACCGGGGGGTATGATCGTGCAGAACTTGTTATCATCAACGGGCAGCGGTTTGGCTGGTTCACTTTTGATCCGGTGACCAAAACCTATTCACTCGATATTACCCCTGAAGCTCTGCCATTTCTGGTTCCGTATATATCAAAAGGGATCATCGACCTGACTGCTCATATTGATCTCAAAGCAGAAAAAGGAAGAATCGGTGGGAAACGATTTCCCCTGAAAACACCGGTGCCGGATGGTTCGGTCATTGTCACGGCGAATGGAAAATACGGGACAGCCATCGTGAAAGAGGGATTTATCAAGGTAAAAGAACTCCTCCCGATTACCCCCTCCACTTATCCGGATCCTGACTGGGAAGCGGTCATTGTCCACAATACATATCATCTGAAAAACCTGGAACGGAATGCTGTCCGGACCATTAAGAGCCACATGAAAGACCGGCCGACGGTCAATGTTTCATTCTCCGGTGGAAAGGACAGCACAGCTGTTCTTCACCTGGCACGAAAAGCCGGAGTGGACAAGGCATTTTTCATCGATACTGGACTCGAATTCCCTGAAACCATTCAGTTTATTGAAGAGCAGGGAGTTGAGATCATTAGGAAGGGCGGTGACTTCTGGCAGGCGGTGGAGAAGGCAGGACCACCCGGCAAGGACAACCGGTGGTGTTGTAAACTTCTCAAATTACATCCCCTGAAGATTTATCTTGCTGATATAGGTCCCAGTGTTACCATTCAGGGGAACCGCTGGTATGAGTCATGGAACCGTGCCGGTCTTGATGAGACCAGTCAGAACCCGGCAAATCCACTGCAGCTGAATATATCCCCTATCCGGAGCTGGAGGGCATTTGAAGTATTCCTCTATCTCTGGTGGCGGAACTTCCCAATTAATCCCCTCTATGAACGGGGTATCGAGCGGATCGGCTGTTACCTCTGTCCTGCCATGCTTGAAAGTGAATATGATTCCATCCGAAAGACTCATCCGGATTTCACCGAGCGGTGGGATGCATTTCTTGATAAATGGGCCGAAAAGAAACAGATGCCGGATGCCTACACTGACTGGGGTCTGTGGCGATGGCGGGCACTTCCACCGAAGATGCGTGAATTATGTAGGAACATGGGAGTTCTCGTCAATGATGATTTCACCCTTGCACAAACAAAAGAGAGAAAAAAGAAGCAGCAACCCCCGCCAGTTTCTCCCATCGAGCAGAAGAGAGCAGATGTCGGACCTGAACCCGATGATATGTTCCGTGCGATCAGGCATGATTATCCCATCCTTGGAGATGTTATATATCTGGATAATGCTGCGACCAGTTGCTCTCCTGAACCGGTTGTTGAGGCTATGGTCGAGTTTGAACACCGGTACAGGTCAAATGTCGGAAGAGGAGTGCACCGGTTTACCCGGATAGCAACCCAGCGGTACTGGCATGCACATGAGAAGGTGGCAGAATTTATCGGAGCAGAGGAGGGCGTCACGGTCTTTACCAAAAACACCACCGAAGCGATCAACATGGTTGCACAGGGACTGACCTGGACACCGGGTGACCGGATTGTCACTACCATCCTTGAACACCACTCAAACCTTCTGCCCTGGAGATCACTTGAGAAGCAGGGTGTTACCCTTGAAATCATCGGCATACTTCCGGATTATTCCCTGGATATGGATGAATTCCGGAAGGCTCTTGAAAAGCCGGTCAGGCTTGTGGCAATCACACAGGCATCAAATGTCCTTGGGATCATCACCCCAGTGCAGGAAATTGCCACTCTGTGCAGGGAAAAAGGAGTACTACTGCTCGTCGACGGGGCCCAGGCAGCCCCCCATATGCCGGTTGATGTCAGAAGAATCGGTTGCGATTTCTACTGCTTTTCAGGACATAAACTCGGCGGGCCAACCGGCACGGGAGTTCTCTGGATGAAAGAACCAAACCTGATTCCTCTGATGGAGGGTGGAGGAACGGTTGAGTCGGTTACCGACGAGGAGGTTGTGCTGATACAGGGATATGAGCAATATGAAGCTGGTACACCCAATATTGCAGGGGGCATCGGGTTAGGTGTTGCGGTTGATTATCTGAAGAGAATCGGCATGGACAAGATCCATGAGCATGAAGAGCATCTCACCAGCCGCCTGATCGACGGTCTACACGCCATTGAGAGAGTCCGGGTATATGCACCAGGTAACCCAGAAACCAGAATAGGGGTTGTTTCTTTCACCATTGATGGGATGCATCCCCATGAAGTAGCCCAACGGCTTGATGACCATGACATATTGGTACGGTCAGGGTTTCACTGCTGTCAGCCACTGATGAGTGCTCTGAATCTGCCTGAAGGAACGGTTCGTGTAAGTATTGCACACTATAATACCAGAGAGGAGATTGATCTCTTCCTTGCTACTCTGAAAGAGATCATCAGCCAATAA
- the thiM gene encoding hydroxyethylthiazole kinase translates to MTILGSILSDIREKTPLVHHMTNYVTVNDCANITLCIGASPVMAHAEEEVGEMVALAGSLVLNIGTLDPLQIDRMFVAAKAAEKHGIPIILDPVGAGATSLRTKTAHRMIQELSISVLKGNAGEIGTLAGKQAQVRGVDSGGVTGDPTDITCVLAERLGCTVVMSGPTDIISDGSRTLLCENGHPLMGRISGTGCMAASVIGSCVAVTQNYLSASATGIAAFGIAGERAASEAAGPGSFKYRLFDNMASVTSDDVDRCARTRSV, encoded by the coding sequence ATGACAATTTTAGGATCAATCCTTTCAGATATCCGGGAAAAAACACCCCTTGTCCACCATATGACAAACTATGTCACGGTGAATGACTGTGCCAATATCACCCTTTGTATCGGCGCTTCACCGGTCATGGCACACGCAGAAGAAGAAGTCGGGGAGATGGTTGCACTTGCAGGATCTCTCGTTCTGAACATCGGCACCCTTGATCCCCTCCAGATTGACCGGATGTTTGTAGCGGCGAAAGCCGCAGAAAAACATGGCATCCCTATCATTCTTGATCCAGTCGGTGCCGGAGCAACCAGCTTACGGACAAAAACCGCTCATAGAATGATCCAGGAGTTGTCCATCTCAGTTCTCAAGGGAAATGCCGGAGAGATAGGAACCCTTGCTGGGAAACAGGCACAGGTCCGTGGTGTAGACTCCGGTGGGGTAACCGGCGATCCGACAGATATCACCTGTGTCCTTGCAGAGCGACTTGGCTGTACGGTTGTCATGAGTGGTCCCACTGACATCATCAGTGATGGTTCCCGGACTCTTCTTTGTGAGAACGGACACCCCCTTATGGGACGTATATCCGGGACAGGATGCATGGCTGCATCGGTTATTGGGTCCTGTGTCGCAGTCACCCAGAATTATCTCTCTGCATCCGCCACAGGTATTGCTGCGTTTGGGATTGCAGGAGAGCGGGCTGCTTCAGAGGCTGCAGGTCCTGGCTCTTTTAAATATCGCCTCTTTGACAATATGGCATCAGTCACTTCGGATGATGTTGACCGGTGTGCCCGTACTCGGTCAGTATAA